The sequence below is a genomic window from Mycobacterium sp. ITM-2016-00316.
TGATCCTGCTGGCCTTCGTCGTCATCACCATCCTGATGGTCACCGTCGACGCCGTGCTCCCCCGCGGCCGCTCCGCTCCCAGACCCGCGGGCACACCGGCCGTCGGTATCGGCACCGTCAGCGACGTCTCCGATCGGATCACCGTCGAGGTGGTGAGCGTGTCGGGCCAGAAGTTCACCGGCCGCCTGCGCGGCGCCCCGGATGACCCGGTGGTCGCCGAGATCCGGCCCGGTGCGGTGCTGCTGGTGGCCTTCGACCCGGACTCCCGCGAGCAGCTGTCACTGGCCGACGACATGGTCGCCATCCGCGCTGCCTTCGACCGGATGCTGGTGGACAAAGGCCTGGTCACCGATGCGCAGCTGGATCTCATCCGGCACGGCACCAGGTCCAGCGGCGTGGTGACGGCCGCGCGCACCACCGGCGCCGAACGGGAGGACTACCGCGAGGTGGTGCTCGACCTGATGGTCCGCAGGCCCGAAGGCGGGCAGTTCCCGGCCCACGAGACGACGCTCATCCCGGCGACCTCGCTGGATCGGGTCCGCCCGGGCAGCGTCATCGACGCCTACTACCGGCGCGGGGACGAATCCGCCGTCGCGGTCGCCGTACCGCCGGCCTGATCGGCTAGAGAACCGCGAAACTCACCAGCGCCGCCCAGTACACCGGCGCCGCGGAATCGTCGCCGTCCCGCCAGCTCCGCAGCTGTGCGCGTTGCCAACGGTTGACTGCGCACGCCGCCTCGAAATCGGTGTCCGCCTGGTGGGCGGCGTCGACCGCGGCGATGACCGTACCCATCGGATCGGCCGGCGCGCCGGATACGAAACGCCGATACCCCGCGCTGGTGGGCAGCGACCACAGCGTCGCGGTCACCAGTTCCGCTCCGCCGAGCACCATCGCCGCGACCATCCCGGTGGCCTCGTCGAATCGGTAGTCGCCACCGGATGCACAGGCCAACAACGCAACACGAGTCGGAATGGGCAGCTGCGCCGACATCAGGTCGGCCGCGGTCAGCGGGCGGTGATCGCCGACCGGGTCGCTGTAACCCTGGGTCGAGGCACGGCACGCCAGATGCAGCGCCGCCCGTTCCGCGCCGTCGCCGGTGCTGGCGTGCCCGACATAGACGAGGCGTCCAGGCCTTTCGGCCAGCACCTCTGCCAGCCAGTGCCGGTCGGTATCGGTGCGCCGGAACAGCTCGGTCGAGGTGTCGACCCGCGGCAACACCTTTCGCCGGTGCATCAGGTCCGCGTAGTGCCGCGCCAGCACGGTGTCCGGCGCCGGCCTGCCCAGCACCGACCCCAGCGCCGAATCCGGCCGCTGACCGGGAACCCGAGGGTCGAGGATCAGCAACGGATCCGCTTCCGGGCGAGCCGTGTTGACGCGCCGGGAGTGCGCGATGTTGGCCGGTACCGCCATCAGCACATCGACGAACTCCAGCAGCCGGAAGCCTTCGGTGAGAACACCGATCTCTCCGGCCGGCCACGGGATCGTGGCCGGCATCGGGCCGTCCGGGGTGATGGCCTCCTGGCGGGCCGCCAGCATCGCGGTCACCTCGGGTCGTACCGCAGGCAGCGCGAGCAACCCCCACGGCACCCGGCCCAGGCGCGCGCTGGGCGCGACGAACAGCACCGCGCGCGGGTCGTGCACGCACTCCTGAACCAGATCCCAGCCGGCAGCCGAGATCAGCAGGACGCCCAGGCGGTAGGCCAGGGTCAGCTCGGCGCCGGAGTTGGTGAATGCGCCGACGGACAATGCGCGCTGCAGTGCGTCGACGGCCGTCTCGGCGCCCCTGGGATCCGGTAGGGCTGCGGCGATCTCCTCCAGCGCCGCAAGCAGAATGGTTTCCTCGACCACCCAGGTGACGGTGCGCTCGGGCTGCCCGACGACACGCAGGCTGGCGTAGGTGGCGATACCGACGTCGGCGAAGCGCAGGATCAGGGTCGTCCGGTCGGTCACGACCATGTCGGCCAGGCCGGGTCGTCGGTGGTGATGGAGCGGCCGTAGCGCTGCTTGGCCAGGGCGCGGTAGTGCCCGAGGATCGGATCGGCACCGGGATCCATCTGCAGCGGCGGCAGCGGACCCAGTCTGGTCAACGACGGCCCTCCACTGACGGACCCGGCGGCGACTGCGGCGAGCTCGAGGTCGGGCAGTTCGAACTCCGCGTCGACGAGCACGGCCTGGGCCCCGGCCCAGATCGGCGCTTCGGCGTCGTCGGCGATATCGGTGCTGAAACTACCTCGGGCGCTGTGGTATTCGATCAGCTCGGCGGTGAGTGCGGTGTTCTCCCATTCCCAGGACACCGCGAAGGCACCCGCCAGCATGGGTGCGGACACCCTGGTCGCCCACTGCGCGCGGGCGTTGGCGTCGATGATCGTGTAGCGCACCGAATCCACGGCGAGCGCCGCAGGCACCTTGAGTTCTGCGGCCTGCTCAAGCTTGGCCATCGCACGGACGAATCCGGGGCTACCGGTCTCGGCGTTGGTGGTGCCCAGGGAGGCTTCATGTTTGGCCTCGACCTCGTCCCAGGTGTCCTCGGGGTCACCGGCGCCGTCGAATCCCAGATCTCCCAGCGCGTCGGCCCGCCACACCGTGCCCAGCTGATCGTCGAGTCGGGCGTACTGCAGCCAGCTGCTGCGCGGCCATTCGTCGAGCAGGGTGCGGGCCTGGGCTATCAGCTCCACCGCCTCGTCGAAACGGCCGAAGAAAATCGGTATCCAGCTGCGCTGCAACAGAATACGATGCAGGTGGAGCGGTTTGCCGAGTTCGCGCCAGTGACGTTCGGCGTGTTCCCAGCATTGATCGGCCTCTTCCAGCGCCGCCGAGGCCAATTTGGTGAAGCCGCGGTAGAACCAGCAGCGGGACACATCGTGGGCCCGGGCATATCTGGCGATGACCGGGTAGGCCTGATCGATGAGGCGGTCCACGCCGTTGTGGTCGCCGACGGACCAGCAGGCAATCGCACGTTCCAATTGCGTTCGGGCAGTGTCCAGCGCCCAGCCGTGCGACTCTGCTCGCGCCCCAGCGCGTCGCAGCCAGGGTTCTGCTTCGTCGAGCCTGCCGGTCTGCACACAGAATCCGCCGTAGCCGATCCCCGCCAGCACCAGCAGCCGGTCGTCGTAGCTGCCGTCGGCCGCCGAAACGTCGACCACGTCGAGTACCTGCTCCCACAACGGGACCGCCAGGTGGTGCAAATCGTCGTCGGAGAACGCGATCGCGCAGAGCAGCCGGGCGAAGCCGACCAGATACCGGTGCTCTTCGGCCAGGTCCGGCGGCCCGTCGGCAGCCACCAGCGCCGACACCGATGTTGCGGCCTCGTCGTGCTCGCCGCGGGCGGCGTGCAGACCGGCCTGCAGGAAGTCGGCACGGCGCGTGTAGCGCTGCATCATGTGCCGGGTGTCGGGGCTGCACTCCGGCAGGGCGGCATACGCGGCGATGCAGTCTCGGATACGCCGGATGCATTCGCCGACACCGTCATAGGCGGTCCGTACCAGGTAGATCTCGCCGAGCTGGGCGAATACCTCCAGTGCGAGGTCGTCGCGGTCGGCTTGCTCAATGGCCGGCAGCAGGGACAGCAGCAGGTCCTTGGCACCCGGCTCGTCGGCGGCCCAGGCGAGCCGCCGGGCTCGATCCAGGTCACCGGTGATCGACACCGCGCCATCATAGGACGGCCGGAAGCGGCGGACGCGTTTCCGCGCCCGCCGCCCGGTTGTGGTCAGCTGCAGTCGACCTTGATCTCGAACTTCTTGGTGATCATCCCGGCCATCGGGTTCGCCATGTCCGCGCCGACAGCCTCACCGGTGATGGTGTATGTGCTGCCGTCGACCGTGACGTCGGCCTTTCCGGAGCTCGCGCCGGCCATCGAGGCCACCGCGAGGGCATTTCCGTCGACCACCAGTCCGACCGACTCGACCTTGGGGGCCGCATCGTCGGTCATCACGACGCCGAGGCCCTGTTGGCCGCCGATGGCGGCGCTGGCCACGTTGATCTTGCCCCCGGCCTTGACGCAGGTCACCGAGTTGAGGTCGAGGCCGGCCAGGTCCTGGCCCTCCACCTTGACCTGGGTGCTGCCGCCGCTGGCGACCGCAGCGGTGCTGCTGCCGGTGTTGCCCGAGCTGGACGCGGCGGGTTCGCTGCCCTTGTCGTCCGAGCAACCCACCAGTACCGCCGCGGTGGCGAGCATCCCGATCCCGGCGGCCAGAACGCGATTCTTCGTCATGTGTATGTCCTTTTCCTTCGCCCGCCGCCCCTGTGGCGCCGTCGTAGGGCAAGTACATTCGTGACGAATCGCTACCGATCCCAACTTCTGCAGCGGGTACGGTGGCGTCATGCCCGATGACCAGCAGCCTTCTGCGGGTGAGCCGATCGACGCCGAGGTCGTTCCGGCCGACGACGTGCCCGCCGGGCAGGTTCCGGTGGAGCTCACCCCGATTCCGGTAGATACCGGCTACACCACCGCCGGGGTGCCCACCTTCGACTCGGTGCGCGAGAAGATCGAGACCCGATTCGGCACCGCCATCGGATCGGCGGAGCTCGCCGAGGACACACCCGAGGGCCGTTCGGTGGCCGAGCAGTACGAGAAGCGGCAGGAGGCAGCCGCCGAGCGGCTGAAGCAGATCCGCGAATCGATGAACCGGGACTAGTGCGCTCGTTCACCCTTGCCGAAAGGCGCGCCCGGCTGGCCCGGCGGCACTTTCTCGGCGAGCACGGCTCCGACGCGTCGGCGGTGACATCGGCACTGGTGGGCCTGCATGCCACCGATCCGGCTACCCCGTATCTGTCGCTGTGGGCCAGGATTCCGGATTTCGACCGTGCCGACCTGGACGCCACGCTCTATCGGGAACGGACGCTGGTCAAGCATCTCGCGATGCGCCGCACCTTGTGGGTGGTGCGCGCCGAGGCGATATCGACGGTGCAGGCGGCATCCAGTGATCGGGTGGCCGACAGCGAAAGCCGCAAGCTCATTGCCGACGTCGAGAAGGCCGGGGTGGCCGCCGACGGCGCCGAGTGGTTGCGCACGGCGTGCGCGGCGGTGCTGGCCTATCTGGACGCCAACGGCCCGACCAGCGCGACCCAGTTGCGCGTGGCGCTCCCGGAGTTGGCGGGGACCTACGATCCGGCACCCGGAAAGCCTTGGGGCGGAGCCACTCCCCTGTCGCCTCGGGTCATCACCGTGCTCGCTGTCCGCGGCGAGGTCGTCCGCGGCCCGAATCAGGGCGGCTGGACATCGTCGCGTCCGCTGTGGGTGTCGGCGGCCTGCTGGCTCGACACGTCAGATTCCGCCGAGCCCGACGCCGCGAGCGCGGAGTTGGTGGGCACCTGGCTGCGGGCGTTCGGCCCGGCCACCGTCGCCGATATCAAGTGGTGGTTCGGCCACACCCTGACCTGGACCCGGCGCGCGTTGGCCGATATCGGCGCCGTGGAGGTGGAGATGCACGGGACACCGGCGGTGGCCCTGCCCGATGACCTGGAACCCGAACCGGATGCCGAACCGTGGTGTGCGTTGCTGCCGGGTCTCGATGTCACGACCATGGGCTGGGTCGACCGGGACTGGTACCTGGAGGGTCTGCGCGGCGAGGTGTTCGACACCCGCGGAAACGCGGGGCCGACGGCGTGGGCGGATGGCCGTGTGGTGGGAGGATGGCGACAGTCCGGCGATGGCCGGGTCGAGCTGCAGGTCATCGCCGATGTCAACCGTGGCACGCAGAAGGCGCTGCAGCGCAAGGCCGATGAGCTGACAGACTGGCTGGGCGGAGCGGTGATCAAACCACGGTTCCCGTCTCCGTTGTCGAAGAGGTGAGTTGCGCAGCCGCATACGCGCTCCGCACCTCGCCTTGACCTCAACCAACGTTCCGGTTCTACCGTGGCGGCATGAACCTCGGCCACTATGGATTCACCGTCGACATGGCTTCACCGCACGCTCGCGAGATCGAGGATCTCGGCTTTCGCACGCTGTGGGTCAACGGCGGGCAGATCGACAGACTCGACGTTCTGACCGACCTCCTCACCCAGACCCAGGACGCCGTGATCGCCCCGGCGATCATCCCGCCCGATGTGTACGGCACCGGCGAAGTGATCGATCTGTACCGCCGCGCCGAGGCGGCGGCACCGGGCCGATTGCTGATCGGACTCGGTTCATCCCAGCGGAAGCCGTTGGCGGCATTGGGCGATTACGTGGACCATCTGGACCCGATACCCCGAAATCGGAGGCTGCTGGCGGCATTCGGCCCACGCACACTCGATATCGCCCGGGACCGATTCGCCGGCGCCATGCCAGGAATGATCACCCCGGAGTACACGGCCGCGGCGCGACAGCGGCTCGGCACCGCCGCGCAACTGATCGTGGGCCAGTACGCCGTCCTCGACACCGATCCGGACGCGGCCCGCGAGACGGCCCGCACACCCTTGCGGTTCCTGATGGACATGCGCAGCTACGCAGATTCTGCACGCCGCCAAGGCTTTACCGAACACGATATCGAGACGCTCAGCGACGCCCTGGTGGATCACTTGTTCGCCTGGGGCAATCCGGAAGACGTTGCCGCGCAGGCGCAACGGCACCTCGACGCCGGCGCCGACCACGTCTACCTCAGCGTGTTGTCCGACGGGACCCAACCGGTCGGCCTGGACGCCGCCCGGTTGTTGGCATCAGCGCTCAGGCACTGACCTTGCGCCGCCGGCGGGTCTTGGGCGCCGGGACCTCGACCGGCTCGTCCGCCCCCACGAGCATGTCGACGAGGAACTGCCCGGTGTAGCTCTCCGGTGTCGCGGCCAC
It includes:
- a CDS encoding winged helix DNA-binding domain-containing protein, giving the protein MRSFTLAERRARLARRHFLGEHGSDASAVTSALVGLHATDPATPYLSLWARIPDFDRADLDATLYRERTLVKHLAMRRTLWVVRAEAISTVQAASSDRVADSESRKLIADVEKAGVAADGAEWLRTACAAVLAYLDANGPTSATQLRVALPELAGTYDPAPGKPWGGATPLSPRVITVLAVRGEVVRGPNQGGWTSSRPLWVSAACWLDTSDSAEPDAASAELVGTWLRAFGPATVADIKWWFGHTLTWTRRALADIGAVEVEMHGTPAVALPDDLEPEPDAEPWCALLPGLDVTTMGWVDRDWYLEGLRGEVFDTRGNAGPTAWADGRVVGGWRQSGDGRVELQVIADVNRGTQKALQRKADELTDWLGGAVIKPRFPSPLSKR
- a CDS encoding CHAT domain-containing protein, whose amino-acid sequence is MVVTDRTTLILRFADVGIATYASLRVVGQPERTVTWVVEETILLAALEEIAAALPDPRGAETAVDALQRALSVGAFTNSGAELTLAYRLGVLLISAAGWDLVQECVHDPRAVLFVAPSARLGRVPWGLLALPAVRPEVTAMLAARQEAITPDGPMPATIPWPAGEIGVLTEGFRLLEFVDVLMAVPANIAHSRRVNTARPEADPLLILDPRVPGQRPDSALGSVLGRPAPDTVLARHYADLMHRRKVLPRVDTSTELFRRTDTDRHWLAEVLAERPGRLVYVGHASTGDGAERAALHLACRASTQGYSDPVGDHRPLTAADLMSAQLPIPTRVALLACASGGDYRFDEATGMVAAMVLGGAELVTATLWSLPTSAGYRRFVSGAPADPMGTVIAAVDAAHQADTDFEAACAVNRWQRAQLRSWRDGDDSAAPVYWAALVSFAVL
- a CDS encoding TIGR03620 family F420-dependent LLM class oxidoreductase, whose product is MNLGHYGFTVDMASPHAREIEDLGFRTLWVNGGQIDRLDVLTDLLTQTQDAVIAPAIIPPDVYGTGEVIDLYRRAEAAAPGRLLIGLGSSQRKPLAALGDYVDHLDPIPRNRRLLAAFGPRTLDIARDRFAGAMPGMITPEYTAAARQRLGTAAQLIVGQYAVLDTDPDAARETARTPLRFLMDMRSYADSARRQGFTEHDIETLSDALVDHLFAWGNPEDVAAQAQRHLDAGADHVYLSVLSDGTQPVGLDAARLLASALRH
- a CDS encoding lipoprotein LpqH, which produces MTKNRVLAAGIGMLATAAVLVGCSDDKGSEPAASSSGNTGSSTAAVASGGSTQVKVEGQDLAGLDLNSVTCVKAGGKINVASAAIGGQQGLGVVMTDDAAPKVESVGLVVDGNALAVASMAGASSGKADVTVDGSTYTITGEAVGADMANPMAGMITKKFEIKVDCS